Within Hydra vulgaris chromosome 02, alternate assembly HydraT2T_AEP, the genomic segment ttttgtctttCGGGGTTATTAGAGGATACAGTATGAATTGTAAGAAAAATGGGGAAATGATCGGATATGTCGgtttttataattcctttttgtaatttcttattataaatatctgttgtaaaaatattatcaataaacgTCGTTGAAGTTTTGGTTATTCTAGTAGGGCAATTAAATAAAGGAAGAGCTCCTGCCATaaatatttcatcataaaaactttttacttttttatctttactataAATTAGACAGTTCATGTTGAAATctccaattataaaagtaattttgttttctttgctaCCTTTGCGAATGATATTACGCTGTAAAACTAAGATTTTCAGACGCACCATCTAGCGGTCTATAACAGCAGCTTAatagaatacttttttttttattgtttaaaattttattagttacgatttctttatcgccgtcagaaacgcACTAATCATTCCTAATGTGATACAATGTAAATTTAACGTAAATCAGAACTCCTCCACCCCGTTTATTTGTTTGTCTTTCtaacaaaattgtttcaaaCCTGGAAGATGgcaaatagaattatttttaaacttattcgAAGAAATCCATGTTTCCGTtaagcaaattatattaaaaatattttcagtttcatctaaaaaatcacaaaacttttcaaaatttttatttagacttcAAATATTAATGTGAAGGAttctgattttttgattttcagtgccgtttttattaagaaattcttttaacttATTGGGATAAAGATAAGAACAACGTGTGTTcacatcattaaaaaagttgacatCTGGATCTGAATTAAGATCtgattttaagtatttatcatgaaaattaaaagtaaaggaTTCGTAGTcatccatttttgtttttaaatttgattatagaatattaaaagaattccTTTATAATTATAGGTCACGCgtgattaatttattgtaaGTTACTTTAGCAAACTTACCTTTCACTCGCAATTCCTTCGCTTCTTTGAAAAGTTTTCTTcgtaaatttattgtaaaatcgCTATAGTCTTTGTTAACGTACAACCACTCGTTCCAAAGCTTCATCGTCGTATATTTGTTTAACACTAGGACTTTGTCTTTGTAGTTTTGAAATCGAACAACAATTGATCTGTTTTTTCCTGTTTCTTTTCCAACTCGATGGGctctatatattaaattattttcttgtaTATTAAGCTTCGTACTGAGGAaatctttgattttttgttcACTTTTTTCCCAAGTTTCATTAGCTTTATCTTCAATCCCAACAAATCTCAAGTTGTTTCTACGGCTTCTGTCTTCTTGTTCTACTATTTTTTCTTCTATGTTATTGTTTccattttcaatattacttaTATCTGGTGATTTTTTCgactctgttttttttaattctgtaagttcaattattattttatcatagcTTTTGTGTATAAATTCAACAGCTTTCTGTACCtcagataattctttttttaacgtaaagttttcatcttttaagtagataaatttaatttccattttttctatccaatcattaaaattttcatcataGTATTCTCATGATTTTCAAGGATTTCTTCAAGTTGTGCTGGTGTAAAGTTTTTCGCCATTATTATACGTTTTTTAAAACGCTCTGAAAAACCCGTTCGTTCGCGGTGAAATTTGcggtggaaaaaaaaaaaaataaggtggTTTAATAAAAGACTTTGTTCGATTCATTTAGCattgcttttttaacaaaaagagcAAAACCGTTACATTAAatgtaattgaatttttttcctCAAGTAAAATTTTGAGAGATTTGATTGTCTGGAAACATGGAACAGAATAAAGTTGTCAGtccttggccttggccttgccttaagatcaaaaattaaggccttggccttgaaattTTTGACCTCGGCCTTAattgttttggccttggccttcataaaaaaatacataaaatgaaagaattaaaagttttcattctttattttataatatttttgttttcggcTTTTATACATATCGACaagtatattttcttattgacttTGTTGAATTCTGCGCACAACCTTGATCTAATTTCACAAcatgtggttttattgtcacagcacttgctacctacagttttgttaataattggcctTAACGTAAAGcgaaaatttaagtttttggtCTTGTAAATGTTTGCGTAGGCCTAAGCcttgaaacttttattcttgGCTATGTATACATGTGGCGTTGACCTTGTCCTTAACCTTGTAACTTTTGGCCTTgatcttggccttggtcttggccttggttTTGTAACATGTGGGCTTGTCCGTGGccttgctacttttggccttgttaacaactcttgAACAGAAATGCATACAATTAATTCTGAACAACggtacaaatatttacattttgaaacTTCAAGTGATACAATTCACTCtgcatttaatgtttaatttcttGACATCATTCCATTCAAGTTCGTTTGTTTTTGAGttgctttcctgattttttACTGCAGAGAGCTTTTAACTTTACTGGCTGCTACCATACGAACAATCGCCACATGTTTATTCCCAGAACTATGCTGCCTATTATTTTCTATTCAACCGTTTGCAATCCctcaaaaaactttcaaataacttaaaaaaaccttaataaaatttttattttactttttatctctTTACGGCCACTTTTCAAACTCTCTTTTAATGAGCGACAAGACTTTAAACTTACTTTTATCCCTACCGGCATTTGGTTCTAAAAAATGTCTtataaacgttcaaaagacgttcagaacgtcttttgaaagttccgaagacgtctttttaggaccaAATGCCGGCTGAGATACTTTagcattatttttacttttctaaacaaaacaaataaattctttacggtaaccataaagaaaaataacttcatTTAAACTAACTTAcactaaaaattagataaactcATTGGTATCGTTAATATAAAATGTTGTGATAAGAATAAGTAAAgattgtcaaaaaatattattataaaaataattagaggttgtcaaaaaaagttgctataaGAATAAGAGAAGattgtcaaaaaatattgttataagaataagtaaaaattgtcaaaatatattgctataggaataaaataaaaaaattaaaaaaaagtgttttaaaaagaataagtaaagattatcaaaaaatattgttataagtGTAAGTAAAGATTGTCAAAAAGTATTGTTAgaagaaaaagtaaagattgtaaaaaaatatttttaaaagaataagtATTAAGAAGTATAAGATTGTCAAAAATTCAActactgttattattataaaaatctgcTAATTGTAAAAATCTGATACtggaaaccatttttaaaatataaacatacaatgaaaaatattgcaaaaagacACTGTTAccatattaaaacaaataaaataacccAAAATGTGTTTACATGATGTGTTTACAAAATGTGTTTACAAAATGTGTTTACAAAATGTGTTTACATGATATTTTTCAgataactttattgaaaaaacatcaagaaaaaGTAATGTCTATATCGAAgcttttttattagttgttaTATAGCAAAAATGTCATCGAGAAATAGTGTACATTTACGCTATTGACAAATGTGTTTGATCTCAAACAtagaaaatgtaattttaaaatttattctcaaGCTTGTATCAGCAAAATTGTTCTTGAAACTGGTGCATGACTAATATCGGTATTGTTATTGCtttcagataaataaaatatttatgaaaactttAAGGAATGtcacatgaaatttttaaaataaaaagggtttattttaaaaatttctaacatcTTGTGTGGCCACCctgttcattttaaaaatttctaacatcTTGTGTGGCCACCctgttcattttaaaaattacattttgaaaAGTTACATAATCATCTAGTTGAAAAGTACATTTTAATCTAGTTGATTATAagatttaattgattatttacttaaaaaacaaaatgttaaaatatataccGCTGTAGAAGCATGTGACATTCCTTaaagttttcataaatattttatttatctgaaaGCAATAACAATACCGATATTAGTCATGCACCAGTTTCAAGAACAATTTTGCTGATACAAGCttgagaataaattttaaaattacattttctaTGTTCGAGATCAAACACATTTGTCAATAGCGTAAATGTACACTATTTCTCGATGACATTGccgaaaatttttttacttaatcacaaattgattttgataaaagtttgaTAAACTTTTACCAATCTTCTTTGGGATGATGATAATACTAATATACTTGtagataaaacaaatttatattgttttcaacATTACAGATAGAGTATAAATGTAACTGCAAAAGAAATAGAGCATTTTTAAGGCTATACTGGGATGAAGAGACATACAGGGCCGTGGCTAGgctatatatagatatagatataggtATATATCAACACGCTTCAGATAATCCGAATCagttaccttctctactcgacttatgtcttgctTCTAATtatagtcagtgctcagtttctctaCATTCATTTTAAGGCGCTTCTGAAtgcagtttgatctctctaaaactattatctcattcttcttcatcatcagaaacCCCCTATCATCacacctcttacaactaccttaaagctgattGGGACTGAATATTCTTCGTGATGACTCTTGGGTAAAAGtatttcgtcttcctgctgacaaatgcgcTTCTTAtttaacttcttggattcagattggcatggaatcttttattacCTCTCGACAATTTCAAGTTAAGCCTCATTCTTCTCAATAATTTTCCTCGCATTGAGTTACAGCAATTTCCAATAGTAATGTCTATCATATTCATGTCTATCAGCAAGCAATTCCCCAGAAAATAGACGTCTATATACTACTTCAAGAAAccattagaaataaaaaactatagaaaggttttgtctaacgccaaatcACGCTGCTCTCAGATCACGAAATCTCGTATTTTCTCTAAAAAATTAGGCTTGATTTCTAGATTATCTTTAACAGTATTTATGTTAAGGTTAAtgttccacctctcttgtattgttcagattttgtcacctcacctaatgGCAAAGCttaattgtttgctaagaactttttattgatattatctCCTGATTCTACTAGCTGCGTTCTAACTGATATAgccgacaaacaggttgatcaatTGCTTAACAGTATCACTCcaacttctgtatctaaagtgattttctgcttagacccttctacagcttgtggtccggacagcatacctgttatagtcttgcagtaGTATTCTCCGTAGCTGTTTTCTtaactttcaaaactatttaacaagtgcttatcggAGTCTTGTTTTCTGGCATGCCAAAATacggcatctgttatccctattttcaaagtccggagagcaatctgacttgtctaactaccgtccaatTAGTCTTCTTAcaatcataagcaaggtttttgagtctttaattaacaaacaattaatctctcattttgaatctaataacttatttctgatcatcaatatggattttgatcttctagttctacagctgatttgctaacattAATACTGATAGGTTTTATGGTGCATTAGATAGCTGTTGAGAGATTAAGGCTATCGCTCTTggcatttctaaagcttttgataaggTTTGGCATGCTAGTTTTCTCCATAAGCCTTCTTCTTATGGTATATCAGATAATATCTTAAAgtttattgaatccttccttaccaatacTATTAAATTTGTCCTCGATGTACAGCACTCTTATTCCTCTCCTGGAACTTCAGGGGTTCCCGAAGGTACTATCCTTGGTCCTATATTCTTTTTAAGTTACATAAAAGATCTTCCTGGtgttctcacatctaaggtggtgTTGTTTGCTGGTGATATTATCATTCATagttgtcttgataagaagccaacactctctgattgcttggaagGGGCAactgagcttgaaaaagatctcacctctgctacagcatggggcttgCAGTGGCCGGTGAACTTTAACTCTGATAAAgctcaattttttcagctaatcgttatctcaataatctagatcttcctatatttatgaacgctAATgcactcgatgagtcatctatccttgatcttctaggattaactcttgcttccgatcttttttggaaaccatatattaaattgattgcaaaattaacatctgctaaagttgcatttctttatCGTGCACGCCACTTTCTttctccggattctattctttatctctataaatctcaaatccgtccttgttCGGAATATTATTGTAGCCAACTTCTAACCATTATCACaccgtcgtaatgttgcttctctttctcttttctataaacaCTATAATGGGCAATGCCCtcaagagctagcgtctctacTCTAATAGTGTTGTAGGTTCTCTTTGAAAATTTGgaaaatcaaaagaaaagaGAAATCGATATCGCGATGAACCTGCAAATGCAGCTATATCgtgataaaatagaaatatacgTTTAGCGTGTGCAATCATGCATATTCATGATTGCACATGCTTTTaacttaaattctttttaaaatcatgaatGCTTAAAGACGTGCCTATTTGACGATACGCCCTGTGCGTCATGAAAGCTCTCGGCGACCCTGAACATAACaacgataaaaataagttaaaaacgaACTGAGAACGCAGTTTACAATTTAAGCAcatttattataagttataaagtttttttttgatatacaatttaaaagaattgtACCTTATAACATTAcaatataatacattatattaagtatattataaaagtatacAATAATATGTGCATGGTCGTTAAAAACCTTTctattttaactataattaaagCATATATAATTCTCAAAATCTATAGCTCATGCAAGCGAGTTATTGGTTTTAAGaattatatatgattttaaggCTTTCACTAAAATCTCTTTTTTAGGCTGGTAAATCAATTACATTATTCTCACCTCCTTCAAGTGCAATTTACAGACCATCAAAATTATCTattaataactacaaaaaaaaagattacttagGAAAAGCAAAGGTAAAATGaggaataaaaatttagattaaggATAAGAAAACttgtcttttattatatttagatacataaaacttatataaaagaaaatatttataaaagtatttattatgcaataaaacaaagttaaaaatcaactattaagtcaaaaatataaaaaaattgatattagtaatgattgtttaatattgtaattctttaatttattttgaacaaatcAGGTAATTGCCGCCGAAAACGAAGAAAGTCTTTACACCTGTTTTTCTGGAAAGGAGGTATTGAcatcagttttatttaaaatattaattttaataatgatttgctacatcgtttttttatttttgtttgttttttttttgttttattttactttcttttcaaaagtatttgaaTTATTCTAGAATTATAAACGTTTTGATAAAAtgcttttacaaattttttagttgCAGGCCACGCAGTCTAAGAACGCCCATGAGGAAGTCCAAGCTAAAGAGAACTTCAAAAGTGAACGCAACACCATGTTGGAACAAATTAGGCAGCCAGAGCgtaaagcaactttaaaaaaaccaaaaccaGTAAAACAACTACCAGTTCCAGTTGATCAAGAATCAGAAATAGAATCAAATCTTCAAACAATTCTAAATAAGCCATTGTTTGAAAACGTGTCCACCGAAAAAATGCATATTGAAGATAAATCTTCTGAAAACAAATTCACTGAAAACGGTTCCTCATCTTCATGTGAAACAACAAGTAAACCTTCGTCTCCAGAATTAAGTTTCGAAGAACAATCAATCTCTTCAGAAAACACAGCAATGCCCAAAGAATATCCCAAGCCTTCTAATCTTCGCCCGCAGAAGCCATTACCAAACTTAACTAAcgattcaaataaaaatgaacatatCATAGAACATGATACTTCTGAAGAACTTGATCAGCGTACAAGTTTAGCAaacaatgatatttttaaactcaacAACAACACTACGTCGGTTAATGCAGAATCGCAAAAATTATCCTTCAATAATACCCGACCAACAAATATCCGAAGTAACACAATTGCAGAACCTTCTACTATTTACCATACGCTTCCATTTATAAACAACAGTAATACATTAAATACAAGGAGTAATAGCATCTCTGAAGTTTCTTCtgaaaaaaagagtaaaaaattgaaaaataaattattccatACCAAAGCAAACATAATGgaagttttaaaatatgattcAAAAAACTCAAAGCAAGAAgtaaagctttttatttatttttt encodes:
- the LOC100212833 gene encoding uncharacterized protein LOC100212833 isoform X3, which produces MTSASEIEDWFNAVSLYDEGKVENAIKSFEALDQNGRIKFNIGCAYLKLKDVQSAAKSFKEAISFDPLMAIAYYMMGLINCQEKEYVSAFEYFQKAIELLRGNRMIDYRQLGLNIQLYLCEILSNQAATYYYQDNYQEAKQKLLLAVVCKMEKKHDCIDDFLANIQAGKSITLFSPPSSAIYRPSKLSINNYKKKDYLGKAKVIAAENEESLYTCFSGKELQATQSKNAHEEVQAKENFKSERNTMLEQIRQPERKATLKKPKPVKQLPVPVDQESEIESNLQTILNKPLFENVSTEKMHIEDKSSENKFTENGSSSSCETTSKPSSPELSFEEQSISSENTAMPKEYPKPSNLRPQKPLPNLTNDSNKNEHIIEHDTSEELDQRTSLANNDIFKLNNNTTSVNAESQKLSFNNTRPTNIRSNTIAEPSTIYHTLPFINNSNTLNTRSNSISEVSSEKKSKKLKNKLFHTKANIMEVLKYDSKNSKQESNAQSNSFEIEVQYTFVQKVFINDSYSFGEVENLIKSRTIPQKIELCYNDELGRQQKLNENNMHEYLKNGPKKKIFCFPA